A portion of the Thermodesulfobacteriota bacterium genome contains these proteins:
- a CDS encoding type II toxin-antitoxin system Phd/YefM family antitoxin, translated as MQTVNMFQAKSSLSKLVESIESGREDEIVIARHGRPAARLTRLEERPAQRRLGVAKGQFEVPDDIDGDNETIARLFLGGEP; from the coding sequence ATGCAGACCGTGAACATGTTCCAAGCGAAGAGCTCTTTGTCGAAGCTCGTGGAGAGCATCGAGAGCGGAAGGGAAGACGAGATCGTCATCGCGCGCCATGGCCGGCCCGCGGCAAGGCTCACGCGGCTGGAGGAAAGGCCGGCGCAGCGTCGCCTCGGGGTCGCCAAGGGGCAGTTCGAGGTTCCCGACGACATCGACGGCGACAACGAGACGATTGCCCGTCTGTTCCTGGGCGGCGAGCCGTGA